Proteins from a single region of Scleropages formosus chromosome 24, fSclFor1.1, whole genome shotgun sequence:
- the st3gal8 gene encoding ST3 beta-galactoside alpha-2,3-sialyltransferase 8, producing MQRKRKLYACAVFCAVLLFIIAARIMQKWARPWRPAAVVPETPPTGAPTKPCPCASCVAKSEWFDRHFEPSQQPILAENSIIDPLALRWWLALQRSADGLRTTDVIQKMFRVVSAPAGDRPVPSRDCRRCAVVGNSGNLLHSGYGPQIDSHSIVIRMNKATTVGFEADVGNRTTHHFMYPESAVDLGPGVHLVLLPFKLRDLQWVASALSTGEIKMTYMRVKDRVKADKDKVIVVNPAFFKYVHEKWTEHHGRYPSTGMLAIIFALHICDEVSVFGYGADQQGNWHHYWENNHYAGAFRKTGVHNAEFEMKVIQQLHAAGKIKLLR from the exons ATGCAGCGGAAGAGGAAGCTGTACGCATGCGCCGTCTTCTgcgcggtcctgctcttcatcaTCGCCGCGCGCATCATGCAGAAGTGGGCCCGCCCCTGGCGCCCCGCCGCAGTCGTCCCCGAGACCCCCCCCACCGGCGCCCCCACCAAGCCGTGCCCCTGCGCCTCCTGCGTGGCCAAATCCGAGTGGTTCGACCGGCATTTCGAACCCTCGCAGCAGCCCATCCTCGCGGAGAACAGCATCATCGACCCCCTGGCCCTGCGCTGGTGGTTG GCCCTGCAGCGCTCCGCCGATGGCCTCAGGACCACGGACGTGATCCAGAAGATGTTCCGGGTCGTCTCCGCTCCCGCTGGCGACCGCCCGGTACCTTCGAGGGACTGCAGGAGGTGCGCCGTGGTGGGGAATTCGGGAAACCTGCTGCACTCTGGCTACGGCCCGCAGATCGACTCCCACTCAATTGTGATCAG GATGAACAAGGCCACGACGGTCGGGTTCGAGGCGGACGTGGGGAACAGAACCACGCACCACTTCATGTACCCGGAGAGCGCTGTGGACCTGGGTCCCGGCGTCCACCTGGTGTTGCTGCCCTTCAAGCTGCGGGACCTGCAGTGGGTGGCCAGCGCCTTGTCCACGGGGGAGATCAAAAT GACGTACATGAGAGTGAAGGACCGAGTTAAAGCAGACAAAGACAAG GTGATAGTGGTGAACCCGGCCTTCTTCAAGTACGTCCATGAGAAGTGGACTGAGCATCATGGCAGGTACCCCTCTACGGGGATGCTGGCTATCATCTTTGCCCTGCACATCTGCGATGAG GTGTCTGTGTTTGGCTATGGGGCGGACCAGCAGGGCAACTGGCACCACTACTGGGAGAACAACCATTATGCTGGCGCCTTCCGCAAAACCGGCGTCCACAATGCGGAGTTTGAGATGAAGGTCATCCAACAGCTGCACGCCGCGGGCAAAATTAAGCTGTTAAGATAG
- the dynlrb1 gene encoding dynein light chain roadblock-type 1, producing the protein MAEVEETLKRIQSQKGVQGIIIINAEGIPIKSTLDNSSTVQYAGLLHQLVMKTRSTVRDLDPQNDLTFLRVRSKKNEIMIAPDKDYFLIVIQNPSD; encoded by the exons ATG gCTGAAGTGGAGGAAACCCTGAAGAGGATCCAGAGTCAGAAAGGAGTGCagggcatcatcatcatcaacgcCGAAG GCATCCCCATCAAGAGCACCTTGGATAACTCGAGCACAGTCCAGTATGCAGGCCTCCTGCACCAGCTGGTGATGAAGACCCGGAGCACTGTGAGGGATCTCGACCCGCAGAATGACCTGACCTTCCTAAGAGTGCGCTCCAAGAAGAACGAGATCATGATTGCTCCAG ATAAGGACTATTTCCTCATTGTCATTCAAAATCCATCAGATTGA